A single genomic interval of Adhaeribacter pallidiroseus harbors:
- a CDS encoding alpha/beta hydrolase, with the protein MRLIFKFLSLTLLVWLPATLSFAAKVDSLDIPSAAMHKTYKAGVVLPQTYAKSKAAYPVLYLLHGGSGHYSDWLQKTPDKQLLHKLADQYNLIIVTPEGETLGGYLDSPVQPDNKFETYITQEVITKIDNTYRTTRDRKGRVITGLSMGGHGALYLATRHPDLYYAAGSMSGALDLNFNNWKIAPEFAKEITPRFARILGPIGTTPDLYAANSVVYMADKMKTNEVKLIFDCGVDDFLIEPNRELHRRLVYNKVPHNYTEYPGGHTWDYWENSLPYHLLFFHKILKANGVTVM; encoded by the coding sequence ATGAGATTAATTTTTAAATTTCTGTCGCTTACGCTACTAGTTTGGTTACCAGCTACCTTATCGTTCGCGGCCAAAGTAGATTCGCTGGACATACCCAGTGCGGCCATGCACAAAACCTATAAAGCAGGAGTGGTGTTACCCCAAACCTACGCTAAAAGCAAAGCAGCCTACCCGGTTTTATATTTGTTACACGGGGGCAGTGGCCATTACAGCGATTGGCTTCAGAAAACGCCTGACAAGCAGTTGCTGCACAAACTCGCCGACCAATATAACCTAATTATTGTTACCCCGGAAGGAGAGACGCTGGGCGGCTACCTCGATAGCCCTGTGCAACCCGATAATAAATTTGAAACGTACATTACCCAAGAGGTAATTACCAAAATTGATAACACGTACCGCACCACCCGCGACCGGAAAGGCCGGGTAATAACCGGATTAAGCATGGGTGGACACGGAGCCCTTTATCTGGCTACGCGCCACCCGGATTTATATTACGCAGCCGGCAGCATGAGTGGAGCCTTAGATTTAAACTTTAACAACTGGAAAATAGCCCCGGAGTTTGCCAAAGAAATAACCCCGCGTTTTGCCCGGATATTAGGCCCAATAGGAACCACGCCTGATTTGTACGCCGCCAATTCGGTGGTATACATGGCCGATAAAATGAAGACCAACGAGGTAAAGCTTATCTTTGATTGCGGCGTAGATGATTTTTTAATTGAACCCAACCGCGAGTTACACCGCCGCCTGGTGTACAACAAAGTTCCGCACAATTATACCGAGTACCCCGGCGGGCATACCTGGGATTACTGGGAAAATTCTTTGCCTTACCACCTGCTGTTTTTTCATAAAATTTTAAAAGCAAACGGCGTTACCGTGATGTAA
- a CDS encoding alpha/beta fold hydrolase → MIDVSKRNNVRVIGEGNQSIILAHGFGCSQNVWRHFVTAYKDKFKLILFDFVGAGQSDLSAYDSKRYSTLDGYAKDVLEIIEALHLKNTIFIGHSVSCMVGVKAAILQPTYFSKLIFVSPSPYYINDQDYKGGLEKEDLINLLALMDSNYLGWSSFIAPQVMGNPNQPELGEELTANFCATDPDIAKEFARVTFLSDNRADLEKLPIQSLTLQCQDDILAPLEVGYFIEQKAKDNTLKILKATGHCPHLSAPEETIAVINAYLHLPE, encoded by the coding sequence ATGATAGACGTAAGCAAACGAAACAACGTTCGCGTAATTGGCGAGGGAAATCAATCTATAATATTGGCGCATGGGTTTGGTTGCAGTCAAAATGTATGGCGCCATTTTGTAACTGCCTATAAAGATAAGTTTAAGCTTATTCTTTTTGATTTTGTAGGTGCCGGCCAATCCGATCTGAGCGCGTATGACTCTAAACGATACAGTACTTTAGATGGGTACGCCAAAGATGTTCTGGAAATTATAGAAGCCTTACACCTTAAAAACACAATTTTTATCGGACACTCGGTAAGTTGCATGGTTGGCGTAAAAGCGGCTATTCTGCAACCTACTTATTTTAGTAAACTAATTTTTGTCTCTCCATCACCTTACTACATTAATGATCAAGATTATAAAGGCGGGTTAGAAAAAGAAGATTTAATTAACCTGTTAGCCTTAATGGATAGCAATTATCTAGGCTGGTCGAGTTTTATAGCGCCACAGGTGATGGGTAACCCCAACCAGCCAGAACTCGGAGAAGAACTAACCGCTAACTTTTGCGCTACCGATCCGGATATTGCCAAAGAATTTGCCCGGGTAACTTTTTTGTCGGATAACCGGGCCGACCTGGAAAAACTACCAATCCAGAGCCTTACCCTGCAATGCCAAGACGATATTCTGGCTCCTTTAGAAGTAGGTTATTTCATAGAACAAAAAGCAAAAGATAATACCTTAAAAATTTTAAAAGCTACCGGTCATTGTCCGCATTTAAGTGCCCCCGAAGAAACCATTGCGGTTATTAATGCTTATTTACACCTCCCAGAATAA
- a CDS encoding alpha/beta hydrolase family esterase — protein MKNYICFVLLFVSFLEVKSQVITDSIIVENHYRVFHFNKPKQALKNYDLVFVLHGSGGNGKDMMQPARSLEKLADKEHFLLVYPDGYKKYWNECRKQATSAANQEDVNEQAFFQGMLDYFGQKYQVNNQQFFAMGLSGGGHMAYKLALTMPKKCKAISAVVANLPDLPNLDCVEAKIPVAVMIINGTNDATNPYGGGKMVVNGNSFGTVRSTDDSFRYWSQLAGYNGKPTEEALPDPDKNNQQTITRYTFKQPGKPEVTLLKVTGGEHAFPKDTDGFIEAWSFFKRQK, from the coding sequence ATGAAAAATTACATCTGCTTTGTTTTGTTATTTGTTAGTTTCTTAGAAGTTAAAAGCCAGGTTATTACTGATTCTATTATAGTAGAGAATCATTACCGCGTTTTTCATTTTAATAAACCAAAACAAGCCCTTAAAAACTATGACCTGGTATTTGTGCTACACGGCTCCGGCGGCAATGGTAAAGACATGATGCAACCGGCCAGGAGCCTGGAGAAATTAGCCGACAAAGAACATTTTTTATTGGTTTACCCCGATGGTTATAAAAAATACTGGAACGAATGCCGAAAACAGGCCACGAGTGCAGCCAACCAGGAAGACGTAAATGAACAAGCTTTTTTTCAGGGAATGCTCGATTACTTCGGCCAGAAATACCAGGTAAACAACCAACAATTTTTTGCCATGGGTTTATCCGGAGGCGGGCACATGGCGTATAAATTGGCCTTAACCATGCCCAAAAAATGCAAAGCCATTAGTGCCGTAGTAGCTAATTTGCCCGACTTACCTAACCTGGATTGTGTAGAAGCTAAGATTCCGGTTGCCGTAATGATTATAAATGGTACTAACGATGCTACCAACCCCTACGGTGGGGGCAAAATGGTGGTAAATGGCAATTCATTCGGTACGGTACGGTCTACGGATGACTCTTTCCGGTACTGGTCGCAATTAGCTGGCTACAACGGCAAACCCACCGAAGAAGCTTTACCGGACCCCGATAAAAATAACCAGCAAACCATTACCCGCTATACGTTTAAACAACCCGGCAAACCCGAAGTAACGCTCTTAAAAGTAACTGGCGGCGAACACGCCTTCCCGAAAGATACCGATGGATTTATAGAAGCCTGGAGCTTTTTTAAGCGGCAGAAATAA
- a CDS encoding NUDIX hydrolase produces the protein MRKKTLENQLDGTKYLPGLAIDMVIFGFHDNQLKVLLLEYENTDLFALPAGFIKKEEDVNRAARRSLEQRTGLKNIYLEQFYVFGNHKRHNPTPLKAILKGRNLKFKKDHWLLGRFVSIGYYALVDFTQVVPKPDPLADRCNWYDLTNLPPLMLDHHEIIQKALETLRVNLDRKLIGFNLLPDTFTIGDLQLLYETILGEKLNRSSFQRKILSLQILERIEKKYTGGAHKAPYLYRFKQN, from the coding sequence ATGCGCAAGAAAACTCTTGAAAACCAATTGGACGGAACGAAATACCTGCCGGGATTGGCGATTGATATGGTTATATTTGGGTTTCACGATAACCAGCTAAAAGTTTTATTGCTCGAGTACGAAAACACGGATTTATTTGCTTTGCCAGCTGGTTTTATTAAAAAAGAAGAAGATGTGAACCGGGCCGCCCGCCGCTCCCTGGAACAAAGAACCGGTTTAAAAAACATCTACCTGGAGCAGTTTTACGTTTTTGGAAATCACAAGCGGCATAACCCAACACCGCTCAAAGCCATCTTAAAAGGCAGAAATTTAAAATTTAAAAAAGACCACTGGCTCTTGGGCCGTTTTGTATCTATTGGCTATTACGCGCTCGTGGATTTTACACAAGTCGTGCCTAAACCAGATCCGCTGGCGGACCGCTGCAATTGGTATGATTTAACCAATCTGCCCCCCTTGATGCTGGACCACCACGAAATTATACAGAAGGCGCTGGAAACGCTCCGGGTGAATTTAGATCGGAAACTAATTGGATTTAATCTTTTGCCGGACACTTTTACGATTGGCGATTTACAACTGCTTTACGAAACCATTCTGGGCGAAAAGCTGAATCGATCCAGTTTTCAACGTAAGATATTGAGCCTGCAAATTCTGGAACGTATCGAAAAAAAATATACCGGCGGCGCGCATAAAGCGCCTTATCTCTATCGGTTTAAACAAAACTAA
- a CDS encoding GAF domain-containing protein, whose product MTDVTEVERGVSLCSLSILNYDLTIFPDATKEPCLLANPLVAGDFGLRFYAAAPLTTPDGYNLGSVCLVDKAPRNFNAVDADMLTHLAELVMKELELWKENHKTPKITPKYSNQISFD is encoded by the coding sequence ATGACGGATGTAACCGAAGTGGAGCGAGGGGTGAGTTTGTGTTCGCTGTCGATCCTCAACTATGATCTTACGATATTTCCGGATGCTACAAAAGAACCTTGCCTTTTAGCTAATCCTTTAGTGGCTGGTGATTTTGGACTTCGATTTTATGCGGCGGCTCCTTTAACTACTCCGGATGGCTACAATCTGGGTTCGGTGTGCCTGGTAGATAAAGCGCCCCGAAATTTTAATGCTGTTGATGCCGATATGCTGACTCACTTGGCCGAGTTAGTGATGAAAGAGCTGGAGCTATGGAAAGAAAATCATAAAACTCCTAAGATTACACCCAAATACAGCAACCAAATTTCGTTTGATTAA
- a CDS encoding carboxylesterase/lipase family protein, which produces MKTLFTFLLSAVLFLPVVSAQSIKKSINNTNQVTTANGVVEGVTEKSGIRAFKGLPFAAPPVGDLRWREPQPVKNWQGVQPAKQFGPRAMQLAVFGDMGFRSSGMNEDCLYLNVWTPAKSNKEKLPVLVYFYGGGFVAGDGSEARYDGESMAKLGMVAITVNYRLGVFGFLSHPELSKESPHKASGNYGYQDQAAALRWVKQNIAAFGGDPSKVTIAGESAGSISVSAQMASPVSKNLFAQAIGESGALVNSSLDPVPLTEAEQIGVNFATEVGAKSLSDLRQMPAQKLLDAAGKRGIPGFPATLDHYFFPKSPAAIFAAGEQAKVPLLAGWNSEEMTYMFLLGKEQPTLENYKKAVQKTFGEQAEAVLQVYKPTAEAEVVPVATALASDRFIAYSTWKWLDLHRQTSGQPVYQYLFSRPRPPMVAAMGNASAGLAGGVVKENNPNAVKMPQTRGAVHAAEIEYALGNLPYNEVYAWTPEDYKVSETMQRYFANFIKTGNPNATGLPNWPATTKTNPVQVMHLDVTTVAKPEQHQERYQLLDQLQSKK; this is translated from the coding sequence ATGAAAACATTATTTACTTTTTTGCTCTCCGCTGTTTTATTTCTGCCAGTTGTTTCTGCGCAGTCTATTAAAAAATCTATAAACAATACCAACCAGGTTACTACGGCTAACGGTGTTGTGGAAGGAGTTACCGAAAAGTCGGGTATTCGGGCTTTTAAAGGATTGCCGTTTGCGGCGCCACCTGTAGGTGATTTGCGCTGGCGCGAACCGCAGCCAGTAAAAAACTGGCAAGGGGTACAACCGGCCAAACAGTTCGGCCCGAGGGCCATGCAGTTGGCGGTGTTCGGTGATATGGGCTTCCGCTCTAGTGGCATGAACGAAGATTGCTTGTATCTAAACGTCTGGACCCCGGCAAAAAGCAATAAAGAAAAGTTACCGGTACTGGTTTATTTTTACGGCGGCGGCTTTGTGGCCGGTGATGGTTCAGAGGCCCGCTACGACGGTGAAAGCATGGCCAAACTGGGCATGGTAGCCATAACGGTTAATTACCGGTTAGGTGTTTTCGGGTTTTTGTCCCACCCCGAGCTATCCAAGGAATCGCCGCACAAAGCCTCGGGCAATTACGGCTACCAGGACCAAGCCGCGGCTTTGCGTTGGGTAAAACAAAATATTGCGGCTTTTGGCGGCGATCCTTCTAAAGTTACCATTGCCGGAGAATCGGCGGGTTCTATTTCGGTGAGCGCGCAAATGGCTTCGCCGGTATCTAAAAATTTGTTTGCGCAGGCTATCGGCGAAAGCGGCGCTTTAGTAAATTCCAGTTTAGATCCTGTACCTTTAACTGAAGCAGAACAAATAGGGGTAAACTTTGCTACCGAAGTGGGTGCTAAATCCTTGTCCGATTTACGGCAAATGCCCGCCCAAAAGTTATTAGATGCTGCCGGTAAACGGGGCATCCCGGGTTTCCCGGCCACGCTGGATCATTACTTTTTCCCGAAATCACCGGCCGCTATTTTTGCTGCCGGCGAACAAGCCAAAGTACCATTGCTGGCCGGCTGGAACTCCGAAGAAATGACGTATATGTTCTTGCTGGGTAAAGAGCAACCAACCTTAGAAAATTACAAGAAAGCCGTACAGAAAACCTTTGGCGAGCAAGCCGAAGCTGTTTTGCAAGTGTATAAACCTACTGCCGAAGCAGAAGTAGTGCCGGTAGCCACTGCTTTAGCCAGCGATCGCTTTATTGCATACAGTACCTGGAAATGGCTGGATTTGCACCGCCAAACCAGCGGACAGCCCGTGTACCAGTATTTGTTTTCCCGTCCGCGGCCGCCCATGGTAGCCGCTATGGGCAACGCTTCGGCGGGCTTAGCCGGCGGCGTAGTAAAAGAAAACAACCCAAATGCGGTTAAAATGCCGCAAACCCGTGGAGCGGTACACGCCGCCGAAATTGAATACGCCCTGGGCAACTTGCCTTATAACGAAGTTTACGCCTGGACACCCGAAGATTACAAAGTTTCGGAAACGATGCAGCGTTATTTTGCCAATTTTATTAAAACCGGTAACCCTAACGCTACTGGTTTGCCCAACTGGCCCGCCACTACTAAAACTAATCCGGTACAAGTAATGCACCTGGATGTAACTACCGTTGCTAAACCCGAACAGCACCAGGAGCGCTACCAACTCCTGGACCAACTGCAATCTAAAAAATAA
- a CDS encoding PAS domain-containing protein, with protein sequence MDQEITGYFINFEHFYNTAPCGLLAFEIKGPIIYGNQTLLNWLGLTAEEIVNKKFADLLDRAGVMYYELFVQPILKMHREAKEIKLTIKTATGAFACFFNGVVTTDNTAGREIINALIFKLEDRQKYETELLLKRTQAEEEKQSKSKALQELSFHQAHLTRAPLANIMGLLTILEQIDHSNEEVKQIVAMLQESASELDRQVRTIVDKADLNI encoded by the coding sequence ATGGATCAAGAAATTACCGGATATTTTATAAATTTTGAACATTTCTACAATACGGCGCCCTGCGGCTTATTAGCTTTTGAAATAAAAGGCCCTATTATTTACGGCAACCAAACTTTATTAAATTGGCTGGGCCTTACCGCCGAAGAAATTGTAAACAAAAAGTTTGCGGATCTTTTAGACAGAGCGGGGGTAATGTATTACGAACTTTTCGTGCAGCCTATCCTGAAAATGCACCGGGAAGCTAAAGAAATTAAGTTAACTATTAAAACTGCCACTGGTGCTTTTGCCTGTTTTTTTAACGGAGTAGTTACCACAGACAATACAGCCGGCCGGGAAATTATTAATGCCTTAATTTTTAAATTAGAAGACCGCCAGAAGTATGAAACCGAGCTACTGCTAAAAAGAACGCAGGCCGAAGAAGAAAAACAATCAAAATCAAAAGCATTGCAGGAGTTATCCTTTCACCAGGCGCATTTAACCCGGGCTCCTTTAGCCAACATTATGGGGCTGCTTACTATTTTGGAACAGATAGATCATAGCAACGAGGAAGTAAAGCAGATTGTAGCCATGCTGCAAGAAAGTGCTTCGGAACTGGATCGGCAAGTAAGAACCATTGTGGATAAAGCCGATTTGAATATTTAA